Proteins encoded by one window of Modestobacter marinus:
- a CDS encoding NADP-dependent succinic semialdehyde dehydrogenase, whose translation MAIATINPTTGETLKTYEPLSDDALEGKIARAAAAYRSYRRTSVQDRVRWLRAAADVLDADTDAVAELMTTEMGKPLAAAKAEVGKCAKALRYYAEHGPAMLEPQELDSDAVGARQAYVSYQPLGVVLAVMPWNFPLWQAMRFAAPALMAGNVGLLKHASNVPQTALYMEELFRKAGFPDDVFQTLLIGSSTIERVIRDDRVVAATLTGSAPAGQSVASIAGDALKPTVLELGGSDPFIVMPSADLEAAAGVAVTSRNQNNGQSCIAAKRFFVHRDVAEEFTRLFAERIGALTVGDPMEEGAEVGPLATESGVQDVEAYVDDARAKGATVVVGGSRVDRPGWFYEPTLLTGITPEMDLYAEEVFGPVAALWTVDSLDEAIEIANSHPYGLGSNLWSEDEAERAQFVRDIESGMAFVNGMTTSYPELPFGGVKQSGYGRELTERGMREFMNAKTVWVGAPSSEQRAGDSAGSANE comes from the coding sequence ACCGGGGAGACGCTGAAGACCTACGAGCCGCTGTCCGACGACGCGCTCGAGGGGAAGATCGCTCGCGCGGCCGCCGCGTACCGAAGCTACCGGCGCACCTCGGTGCAGGACCGGGTGCGCTGGCTGCGGGCCGCGGCCGACGTGCTGGACGCCGACACCGACGCCGTCGCCGAGCTGATGACCACCGAGATGGGCAAGCCGCTGGCCGCGGCGAAGGCCGAGGTCGGCAAGTGCGCGAAGGCGCTGCGGTACTACGCCGAGCACGGGCCGGCGATGCTCGAGCCGCAGGAGCTGGACTCCGACGCGGTCGGCGCCCGGCAGGCGTACGTCTCCTACCAGCCGCTGGGCGTGGTGCTGGCGGTCATGCCGTGGAACTTCCCGCTCTGGCAGGCGATGCGGTTCGCCGCCCCGGCGCTGATGGCCGGGAACGTCGGGCTGCTCAAGCACGCCAGCAACGTGCCGCAGACCGCGCTGTACATGGAGGAGCTGTTCCGCAAGGCGGGCTTCCCCGACGACGTCTTCCAGACCCTGCTCATCGGGTCCTCGACGATCGAGCGGGTCATCCGGGACGACCGGGTGGTCGCCGCGACGCTGACCGGCAGCGCGCCGGCCGGCCAGTCGGTGGCCTCCATCGCCGGGGACGCGCTCAAGCCCACCGTGCTGGAGCTCGGCGGTTCCGACCCGTTCATCGTGATGCCCTCGGCGGACCTGGAGGCTGCGGCCGGGGTCGCGGTGACCTCGCGGAACCAGAACAACGGGCAGAGCTGCATCGCGGCCAAGCGGTTCTTCGTGCACCGCGACGTCGCCGAGGAGTTCACCCGGCTGTTCGCCGAGAGGATCGGCGCGCTGACCGTGGGCGACCCGATGGAGGAGGGCGCCGAGGTCGGTCCGCTGGCCACCGAGTCCGGTGTCCAGGACGTCGAGGCCTACGTGGACGACGCCCGGGCCAAGGGCGCCACCGTCGTGGTCGGCGGCTCGCGGGTGGACCGGCCGGGCTGGTTCTACGAGCCGACCCTGCTCACCGGCATCACCCCGGAGATGGACCTCTACGCCGAGGAGGTCTTCGGGCCGGTCGCGGCGCTGTGGACCGTCGACTCCCTCGACGAGGCGATCGAGATCGCCAACAGCCACCCCTACGGCCTGGGCTCGAACCTGTGGAGCGAGGACGAGGCCGAGCGGGCGCAGTTCGTCCGCGACATCGAGTCGGGCATGGCCTTCGTCAACGGCATGACGACCAGCTACCCGGAGCTGCCCTTCGGCGGGGTGAAGCAGAGCGGCTACGGCCGGGAGCTCACCGAGCGGGGCATGCGTGAGTTCATGAACGCCAAGACCGTCTGGGTCGGTGCGCCCAGCAGCGAGCAGCGCGCCGGCGACTCCGCGGGCTCGGCCAACGAGTGA
- a CDS encoding type B 50S ribosomal protein L31 has product MRAGIHPEYRTVVFRDTASGATYRTRSTISTEQTIDLDGETLPVVNVEISAASHPFWTGNQRVLDTAGRVERFNQRYGARKRG; this is encoded by the coding sequence ATGAGAGCCGGCATCCACCCCGAGTACCGCACCGTGGTGTTCCGCGACACCGCCAGCGGCGCCACCTACCGCACCCGCTCCACGATCAGCACCGAGCAGACGATCGACCTGGACGGCGAGACCCTGCCGGTGGTCAACGTGGAGATCAGCGCGGCCTCGCACCCGTTCTGGACCGGCAACCAGCGGGTGCTGGACACCGCCGGCCGGGTCGAGCGGTTCAACCAGCGCTACGGCGCCCGGAAGCGGGGCTGA
- the rpmB gene encoding 50S ribosomal protein L28: MATYCEVTGRTPSFGKSVSHSHRRTNRRFDPNLQSKRFFLASENRWIRLTVSTKGIKTIDVQGIEAVVARIRATDPAARRRLGAGRGNG; the protein is encoded by the coding sequence ATGGCCACCTACTGCGAGGTGACCGGACGCACGCCGAGCTTCGGCAAGTCCGTGAGCCACTCGCACCGCCGCACCAACCGCCGCTTCGACCCGAACCTGCAGTCCAAGCGGTTCTTCCTGGCCAGTGAGAACCGCTGGATCCGGCTCACCGTGTCCACCAAGGGCATCAAGACCATCGACGTCCAGGGCATCGAGGCCGTCGTGGCCCGCATCCGGGCGACCGACCCCGCCGCCCGCCGTCGGCTGGGTGCGGGGCGGGGGAACGGCTGA
- a CDS encoding metal ABC transporter permease: MLSYEFMRLALAAAVLVGLTAPTVGVYLVQRRLSLIGDGLGHVALLGVAVGLVTRSAPVLTALLTTVVGAVTVEVLRARRSASADVALAIMFYGGLAGGVVVVTRAPAGTPITLDSYLFGALTTTTRADLVVFAVMAAVVLGVTVGLGRSLFTVALDEEHARASGLPVLPLNLLLAVVTATTVTLSMRVLGLLLISGLMVLPAGCAQLVARSFRSSLAVAVLIGVSVSVSGTVVSYYADTPSGGTIVLMAVAAYAVLGVARIARRRSPAHAGTVVHDRPAALPAESLP, from the coding sequence GTGCTGAGCTACGAGTTCATGCGGCTGGCGCTGGCGGCCGCGGTGCTCGTCGGTCTCACCGCGCCCACGGTGGGCGTCTACCTGGTGCAGCGCCGGCTGTCCCTGATCGGCGACGGCCTCGGGCACGTCGCGCTGCTGGGGGTGGCGGTCGGCCTGGTCACCCGCTCCGCGCCGGTGCTCACCGCACTGCTGACCACCGTGGTCGGCGCGGTGACGGTCGAGGTGCTGCGCGCGCGGCGGTCGGCCAGCGCCGACGTCGCGCTGGCGATCATGTTCTACGGCGGGCTGGCCGGGGGCGTCGTCGTGGTCACCCGCGCCCCGGCGGGCACGCCGATCACGCTGGACAGCTACCTGTTCGGCGCGCTCACCACCACGACCCGGGCCGACCTGGTGGTGTTCGCCGTGATGGCCGCCGTCGTCCTCGGGGTGACGGTCGGGCTGGGCCGGTCGCTGTTCACCGTTGCGCTCGACGAGGAGCACGCCCGGGCCAGCGGCCTGCCCGTGCTGCCGCTGAACCTGCTGCTGGCCGTGGTCACCGCCACCACCGTCACCCTGTCGATGCGGGTGCTGGGGCTGCTGCTGATCAGCGGGCTGATGGTGCTGCCCGCCGGCTGCGCCCAGCTGGTCGCCCGCAGCTTCCGGTCCAGCCTGGCCGTCGCGGTGCTGATCGGGGTGTCCGTATCGGTGAGCGGCACGGTGGTCTCCTACTACGCCGACACCCCTTCCGGCGGCACCATCGTGCTGATGGCGGTGGCCGCCTACGCCGTCCTCGGCGTCGCGCGGATCGCCCGCCGCCGTTCCCCCGCCCACGCCGGGACCGTCGTCCACGACCGCCCCGCCGCCCTGCCCGCGGAGTCGCTCCCCTGA
- a CDS encoding metal ABC transporter substrate-binding protein, producing the protein MPSSSRRTTSRSLSTVTLACATAVALAGCSGTADADAGTDDGGLTVVAAFYPLAWLSEQVAGDLADVTSLTPDGAEPHEYELTPRDVAAVAEADVVVHLPTLQPAVDAAIEQQAADSAFDAGEPADLSLTYQAHDHEHADEDADEDADEDAHADEEEHVDEEGHADEVVTDPHFWHDPMRMADVGDALAERLGTVDEANAEEYTANAAELRAELEQLDEEFRTGLADCASRELVTSHTAFGYLAGSFGLEQFGISGLAPDAEPSTDALTEATEFVREHDVATIYFETLVSPAVAETVARETGAQTRQLDPIEGLTDASRGEDYLEIMRANLASLREGQQCS; encoded by the coding sequence CTCGCCTGCGCCACGGCCGTGGCACTGGCCGGCTGTTCCGGCACCGCCGACGCCGACGCCGGCACCGACGACGGCGGGCTGACGGTCGTGGCGGCGTTCTACCCGCTCGCGTGGCTCAGCGAGCAGGTGGCCGGGGACCTGGCCGACGTCACCTCCCTCACCCCGGACGGCGCCGAGCCGCACGAGTACGAGCTCACCCCACGGGACGTCGCCGCCGTCGCCGAGGCCGACGTCGTCGTGCACCTGCCGACGTTGCAGCCGGCCGTGGACGCCGCGATCGAGCAGCAGGCCGCCGACTCCGCCTTCGACGCCGGCGAGCCGGCCGACCTCTCGCTCACCTACCAGGCCCACGACCACGAGCACGCCGACGAGGACGCCGACGAAGACGCCGACGAAGACGCGCACGCCGACGAGGAGGAGCACGTCGACGAGGAGGGGCACGCCGACGAGGTGGTGACCGACCCGCACTTCTGGCACGACCCGATGCGGATGGCCGACGTCGGTGACGCGTTGGCCGAGCGCCTGGGCACCGTGGACGAGGCCAACGCCGAGGAGTACACCGCCAACGCCGCGGAGCTGCGCGCCGAGCTCGAGCAGCTGGACGAGGAGTTCCGCACCGGCCTGGCCGACTGCGCCAGCCGGGAGCTGGTGACCAGCCACACCGCCTTCGGCTACCTCGCCGGCTCCTTCGGCCTGGAGCAGTTCGGCATCAGCGGGCTGGCGCCGGACGCGGAACCCTCCACCGACGCGCTGACCGAGGCGACCGAGTTCGTCCGGGAGCACGACGTGGCGACCATCTACTTCGAGACGCTGGTCAGCCCGGCCGTCGCGGAGACCGTCGCGCGGGAGACCGGCGCGCAGACCCGGCAGCTGGACCCCATCGAGGGGCTCACCGACGCCTCACGGGGCGAGGACTACCTGGAGATCATGCGGGCCAACCTGGCCAGTCTCCGCGAGGGCCAGCAGTGCTCCTGA
- the rpmF gene encoding 50S ribosomal protein L32 — protein sequence MAVPKRRTSRSNTRSRRSQWKATPVPLVPVTVDGVVRLVPQRLRTAAERGLLP from the coding sequence ATGGCCGTCCCGAAGCGGAGGACGTCGCGCTCCAACACCCGCTCGCGCCGGTCGCAGTGGAAGGCGACCCCGGTGCCGCTGGTGCCGGTGACCGTGGACGGCGTCGTCCGGCTCGTGCCGCAGCGGCTGCGCACGGCCGCCGAACGCGGGCTGTTGCCGTGA
- the rpmG gene encoding 50S ribosomal protein L33 gives MARGNDIRPIIKLTSTAGTGYTYVTRKNRRNDPDRLVLRKYDPKVRKHVDFREER, from the coding sequence ATGGCCCGCGGCAACGACATCCGCCCGATCATCAAGCTCACGTCCACGGCCGGCACCGGCTACACGTACGTGACCCGGAAGAACCGCCGCAACGACCCCGACCGGCTCGTGCTCAGGAAGTACGACCCGAAGGTGCGCAAGCACGTCGACTTCCGCGAGGAGCGCTGA
- the rpsR gene encoding 30S ribosomal protein S18, translating to MSPAPRPVRPRKKLRLDGPVDWKDVGQLRTFISDRGKIRARRVTGLTPEQHRQVARAIKNAREMALLPYPGTGR from the coding sequence ATGAGTCCTGCCCCGCGACCGGTGCGGCCCCGCAAGAAGCTCCGGCTCGACGGCCCGGTCGACTGGAAGGACGTCGGCCAGCTGCGCACCTTCATCTCCGACCGCGGCAAGATCCGTGCCCGCCGGGTCACCGGCCTGACCCCTGAGCAGCACCGGCAGGTGGCCCGGGCGATCAAGAACGCCCGCGAGATGGCCCTGCTGCCCTACCCGGGCACCGGTCGCTGA
- the rpsN gene encoding 30S ribosomal protein S14 — MAKKSMIAKDRQRREVVARHAERRAELKEAARTAATPEARAEAQAALQRLPRDASPTRLRNRDVADGRPRGHLRKFGLSRVRFREMAHAGELPGIRKSSW, encoded by the coding sequence ATGGCCAAGAAGTCCATGATCGCCAAGGACCGGCAGCGGCGGGAGGTCGTCGCCCGGCACGCCGAGCGCCGCGCCGAGCTCAAGGAGGCCGCCCGCACCGCGGCCACCCCGGAGGCCCGCGCCGAGGCGCAGGCCGCACTGCAGCGGCTCCCGCGCGACGCCAGCCCGACCCGGCTGCGCAACCGCGACGTCGCCGACGGCCGGCCGCGGGGTCACCTGCGGAAGTTCGGCCTGTCCCGCGTGCGCTTCCGCGAGATGGCGCACGCCGGCGAGCTGCCGGGCATCCGGAAGAGCTCCTGGTGA
- the mrf gene encoding ribosome hibernation factor-recruiting GTPase MRF, with protein sequence MNTRRTPLVLVSGLDRHLIAQAAAPLLDRPGTVVVHHDVRALGQGVVVRTLREQRDTGVVESTAAIELAHGCLSCTLRLDLLPLLRTLARRDDVHRIVLQLDPALEPEHLCWAFEEVLLDEDTELDGSTGPDADGETAGDWVEVAGVLVAVDAGSWLDAATGEETMDDRGLAATVDDERTLAQVAVGQLTAADAVLLAGAPDDGWAAVRLTAVLDRLVPGAPRGRLGSTHPDELLTALPVTAKRGRMPTPHDALLAGQPPLDAVADVQLVRFSATRPFSPERLHEAIDVLMTGVVCSRGRLWLASQPDRAIWLESAGGGLRIGDAGPWLATLGDDAELWSQVDPARSAAAALRWDPLHGDRDVELVVLTHGQPAELITAALTAALLTDEELAAGEESWRTLPDPFSAWHEDPCEAAGPADAADLHTSTTDREDHSR encoded by the coding sequence ATGAACACCCGCCGCACCCCCCTGGTGCTCGTCAGCGGCCTGGACCGGCACCTGATCGCGCAGGCCGCCGCCCCCCTGCTGGACCGGCCCGGCACCGTGGTGGTCCACCACGACGTGCGGGCCCTCGGCCAGGGCGTCGTCGTCCGCACCCTCCGCGAGCAGCGGGACACCGGCGTCGTGGAGTCCACCGCCGCGATCGAGCTCGCCCACGGCTGCCTGTCCTGCACGCTCCGGCTGGACCTGCTGCCCCTGCTGCGCACCCTGGCCCGCCGGGACGACGTCCACCGGATCGTGCTGCAGCTGGACCCCGCGCTGGAGCCCGAACACCTGTGCTGGGCGTTCGAGGAGGTGCTGCTGGACGAGGACACCGAACTGGACGGGAGCACCGGGCCGGACGCCGACGGCGAGACCGCCGGTGACTGGGTCGAGGTGGCCGGCGTGCTCGTCGCCGTCGACGCGGGCAGCTGGCTGGACGCCGCCACCGGCGAGGAGACGATGGACGACCGCGGGCTCGCCGCGACCGTCGACGACGAGCGGACGCTGGCGCAGGTCGCCGTCGGCCAGCTCACCGCCGCCGACGCGGTCCTGCTCGCCGGGGCGCCGGACGACGGCTGGGCCGCGGTCCGGCTGACCGCCGTGCTCGACCGCCTCGTGCCCGGCGCGCCCCGGGGCCGGCTCGGCAGCACCCACCCCGACGAGCTGCTCACCGCGCTCCCGGTGACGGCGAAGCGCGGCCGGATGCCCACCCCGCACGACGCCCTGCTGGCCGGTCAGCCACCGCTGGACGCGGTCGCCGACGTGCAACTGGTGCGCTTCTCCGCCACCCGCCCCTTCTCCCCCGAGCGGCTGCACGAGGCGATCGACGTGCTGATGACCGGCGTGGTCTGCAGCCGCGGCCGGCTGTGGCTGGCCAGCCAACCGGACCGGGCGATCTGGCTGGAGTCGGCCGGCGGAGGCCTGCGGATCGGCGACGCCGGCCCGTGGCTGGCCACCCTGGGCGACGACGCCGAGCTGTGGAGCCAGGTCGACCCGGCGCGTTCGGCGGCCGCAGCGCTGCGCTGGGACCCGCTGCACGGCGACCGGGACGTCGAGCTGGTCGTGCTCACCCACGGGCAGCCGGCCGAGTTGATCACCGCCGCGCTCACCGCCGCCCTGCTCACCGACGAGGAGCTGGCCGCCGGTGAGGAGAGCTGGCGCACCCTGCCCGACCCGTTCAGCGCCTGGCATGAGGACCCCTGCGAGGCCGCCGGCCCCGCGGACGCCGCTGACCTGCACACCAGCACCACCGACCGAGAGGACCACTCCCGATGA
- a CDS encoding metal ABC transporter ATP-binding protein: MLLSASAPARPHAPTSDAVLSVRGGAFGHGRQPVLTGVDLTVTPGEVVAVRGPNGSGKSTLVRGLLGLCEVHAGEVRLFDRPRARFRDWHRVGYVPQRHTVAGGVPVTVRELVSTGRLNRLRPWQRFGEADRCAVDCALEGTALAGFDRRPLAELSGGQQRRALVARALAGDPELLLLDEPTAGVDAASQRVLAATLAGLAEAGTAVVVVLHELGPLADVVTRVVTLPGAAAPC; encoded by the coding sequence GTGCTCCTGAGCGCCAGCGCCCCGGCCCGGCCTCACGCGCCCACGTCGGACGCCGTCCTGTCGGTGCGCGGCGGCGCGTTCGGCCACGGCAGGCAGCCGGTGCTCACCGGGGTCGACCTGACCGTCACCCCCGGGGAGGTGGTCGCCGTCCGTGGCCCCAACGGGTCCGGCAAGTCGACGCTGGTCCGCGGGCTGCTGGGCCTGTGCGAGGTGCACGCCGGAGAGGTGCGGTTGTTCGACCGGCCCCGCGCCCGGTTCCGCGACTGGCACCGGGTCGGCTACGTGCCGCAGCGGCACACGGTCGCCGGTGGGGTGCCGGTGACCGTGCGGGAGCTCGTCTCCACCGGGCGGCTGAACCGGCTGCGGCCTTGGCAGCGCTTCGGCGAGGCCGACCGCTGCGCGGTCGACTGCGCCCTGGAGGGCACGGCGCTGGCCGGGTTCGACCGCCGGCCGCTCGCCGAGCTCTCCGGCGGCCAGCAGCGCCGGGCGCTGGTGGCCCGGGCGCTGGCCGGCGACCCGGAGCTGCTGCTGCTGGACGAGCCGACCGCCGGCGTCGACGCGGCCAGCCAGCGGGTGCTCGCCGCGACCCTCGCCGGGCTCGCCGAGGCCGGCACTGCCGTCGTCGTGGTGCTGCACGAGCTGGGCCCGCTGGCCGACGTCGTCACCCGCGTGGTCACCCTCCCGGGTGCGGCGGCCCCGTGCTGA